The following proteins come from a genomic window of Drosophila gunungcola strain Sukarami chromosome 3L unlocalized genomic scaffold, Dgunungcola_SK_2 000031F, whole genome shotgun sequence:
- the LOC128260247 gene encoding 60S ribosomal protein L10: MGRRPARCYRYCKNKPYPKSRFCRGVPDPKIRIFDLGRKKATVEDFPLCVHLVSDEYEQLSSEALEAGRICCNKYLVKYCGKDQFHIRMRLHPFHVIRINKMLSCAGADRLQTGMRGAFGKPQGTVARVRIGQPIMSVRSSDRYKAQVIEALRRAKFKFPGRQKIYVSKKWGFTKYERERYEELRDDNRLEPDGCNVKYRPEHGPIAAWEKAQRDVYA, encoded by the exons ATGGGCCGACGTCCAGCAAGATG CTACCgctattgtaaaaataagCCTTATCCTAAATCACGGTTTTGTCGGGGTGTTCCGGACCCTAAAATTCGTATATTTGATTTGGGAAGAAAGAAGGCTACTGTTGAAGATTTCCCCCTTTGCGTTCATTTGGTTTCTGACGAATATGAACAACTGAGTAGTGAAGCTTTGGAAGCTGGACGCATTTGTTGCAACAAGTATTTGGTAAAATACTGCGGAAAGGATCAGTTCCACATCAGAATGCGTCTACACCCATTCCATGTCATTCGTATTAACAAAATGTTGTCGTGCGCTGGAGCTGATAG ACTCCAGACCGGAATGAGAGGTGCGTTTGGAAAGCCGCAGGGTACGGTGGCCCGAGTTCGTATTGGACAACCCATAATGTCTGTCCGCTCAAGCGATCGTTACAAGGCTCAAGTTATTGAAGCGTTGCGTCGTGCTAAGTTTAAGTTCCCTGGACGTCAGAAG ATCTACGTCTCCAAGAAATGGGGATTTACCAAGTACGAACGGGAGCGCTATGAGGAACTTCGTGATGACAACCGCCTAGAGCCCGATGGTTGCAATGTAAAATACCGCCCCGAGCATGGCCCAATTGCGGCTTGGGAAAAAGCTCAGCGTGATGTTTatgcttaa